A stretch of Lathyrus oleraceus cultivar Zhongwan6 chromosome 6, CAAS_Psat_ZW6_1.0, whole genome shotgun sequence DNA encodes these proteins:
- the LOC127094840 gene encoding uncharacterized protein LOC127094840 yields MVTIGERVESGLKSGKITYTTAAQTTNKRPHGGFAKKKEGEANILMAKACPRYQFLMAPMSYYPYLYVAAAQYQQPPFQYQPQKGNQQPTPAQKNPNQQYNRDNRGQNRGQNNKGNYGNCSQFDKISVPYAELVPYLIHVGAIVPIELPAASPPYNHSHNPNATCAFHAGYIGHSTKDYHSGAAVNAVIEEETTKSIRRTKEVKPLMSVVLQRLEQFGFLEGVHDDCAVCEFDLDNSDHLKGCVQELMDQGLIQFSKSQAVEEVEAVPWNYETTTYLGGNEIRIPDTEIVNIAGTGGMTRSGHVFASKYTPRVSPAPTVIPPKEKVIENKATKSETSKGKAPMVEKEQVEDYKKSITFEESQEFLKLIKKSDFKIVDQLNQTPSKISILSSRLSSEAHHKALLKVLNVSHVMQDITVDQFDDVVSNITASRYLGFNEAEVPFEGNGHNKELHILVTCTDSLLSRVLVDTGSSLNVLPKSTLSQLQFKGTDMRTIALIIHAFDGSRRQVIWKVDLPICVGPHQFNITFQVGHQPSLQLFVGQTVDSCRWGSQLYIAPEAEILDRGQTGNCVW; encoded by the exons ATGGTAACCATTGGGGAACGTGTTGAGAGCGGACTGAAATCAGGGAAAATCACATACACGACCGCAGCGCAGACAACCAACAAAAGGCCGCATGGGGGCTTCGCTAAAAAGAAGGAGGGGGAAGCAAACATTTTGATGGCGAAGGCTTGCCCCCGATATCAATTTCTGATGGCCCCTATGTCGTATTATCCATATTTGTACGTCGCCGCAGCTCAATATCAGCAACCGCCATTCCAGTACCAACCGCAGAAAGGCAATCAACAACCAACACCCGCTCAGAAAAATCCGAACCAACAATATAATCGTGATAACAGAGGACAAAATCGAGGTCAAAATAACAAAGGCAATTATGGTAATTGTTCCCAGTTTGATAAGATCTCGGTGCCATATGCAGAATTAGTGCCATATCTGATTCATGTGGGGGCTATTGTACCAATAGAACTTCCCGCAGCCTCTCCTCCCTATAATCATAGTCACAATCCTAATGCCACATGCGCTTTCCATGCAGGGTATATAGGACATTCCACCAAGGACT ACCATAGTGGCGCAGCAGTCAATGCTGTGATCGAAGAGGAGACCACCAAATCTATACGAAGGACCAAAGAAGTGAAGCCTCTGATGTCCGTTGTGTTACAGAGGCTTGAACAGTTTGGGTTTCTAGAAGGTGTACATGATGATTGTGCAGTATGCGAGTTTGATTTGGATAATAGCGACCACCTGAAGGGTTGTGTGCAAGAACTGATGGATCAAGGGTTAATACAGTTCTCCAAGTCTCAAGCAGTAGAAGAGGTGGAA GCAGTACCATGGAATTATGAGACTACAACGTATTTGGGAGGAAACGAAATTCGCATTCCTGACACAGAAATCGTCAACATTGCTGGAACGGGAGGCATGACTCGAAGTGGCCATGTATTTGCTTCTAAATACACTCCTAGGGTGTCTCCGGCACCCACAGTTATCCCGCCTAAGGAGAAG GTTATTGAAAATAAAGCTACAAAATCTGAAACGTCTAAGGGTAAAGCGCCAATGGTTGAGAAAGAACAAGTTGAAGATTACAAGAAGAGTATCACTTTTGAGGAAAGCCAAGAATTCctcaaattgatcaagaaaagtgatttCAAGATTGTTGACCAGTTGAATCAGACTCCCTCAAAAATATCAATTTTGTCTTCGCGgttgagttctgaggctcatcACAAAGCATTGCTGAAAGTTCTAAATGTCTCTCATGTGATGCAAGATATCACGGTCGACCAATTTGACGATGTGGTTTCCAATATCACCGCCAGTAGGTATCTGGGATTTAATGAAGCAGAGGTACCTTTTGAGGGAAACGGCCACAACAAAGAACTACACATTTTGGTCACATGTACCGACTCTCTCTTATCTCGAGTCCTCGTTGATACTGGTTCTTCGCTTAATGTACTACCAAAATCTACGTTGAGCCAATTACAGTTTAAAGGGACCGATATGAGGACCATCGCATTAATCATTCATGCTTTCGATGGTTCCCGAAGGCAGGTAATTTGGAAGGTTGATTTGCCTATCTGTGTTGGACCCCACCAGTTCAACATCACTTTCCAAGTCGGACATCAACCCAgcttacagttgtttgttgggcagaccGTGGATTCATGCCGTTGGGGAAGTCAATTATACATTGCACCAGAGGCTGAAATACTTGATAGAGGACAAACTGGTAATTGTGTGTGGTGA